The following are from one region of the Streptomyces sp. NBC_01304 genome:
- a CDS encoding MFS transporter — MSDTADLTSLDAGLQPSADVRRARWLLTGYFAAQGVVMATWATRLPAVKEAADLSPGALSLGLLAAALGMVSTLLISGRIAEHHRGTPRLLVGSACVLGMALIALGQCRSLVSLIAAAGLFGAAQGLLLVPMNASGVACQTGYGRPIMSTLHGSYSVGAFSGAGISTATAGHLSHSLAFSAVGATVVVAALLAAPITLKLPDPQPAPDAPEAPTVRGKVWLLGAMIAAGLIAEGTALDWSAVHVRSLGAGATTAAGAYWLYGAGMATGRLMGDVLTVRFGSTKLLRTGATVAAVGLGVGLAATSTPAAAPIALIGWALLGLGVSPIVPLLYSAAGSYGPRAVASVGTIGNVGLLGGPVAIGAIASTTTLPLALTVPVLLAAAIAVGARVVTTTR; from the coding sequence GTGAGCGACACTGCTGACCTGACCTCGCTCGACGCGGGGCTGCAGCCGTCGGCAGATGTGCGGCGAGCGCGGTGGCTGCTGACGGGGTACTTCGCTGCTCAGGGCGTCGTGATGGCCACGTGGGCAACGCGCCTGCCAGCCGTGAAGGAGGCTGCCGACCTCAGCCCCGGAGCCCTCTCCCTCGGGCTCCTGGCCGCCGCGCTCGGCATGGTCTCCACCCTGTTGATCAGCGGTCGAATAGCCGAGCACCATCGCGGTACGCCCCGTCTACTGGTGGGATCGGCGTGCGTGCTCGGAATGGCGCTCATCGCGCTCGGCCAGTGCCGTTCCCTCGTGTCCCTCATCGCCGCCGCGGGGCTCTTCGGCGCCGCCCAAGGGCTGCTGTTGGTGCCCATGAACGCGTCCGGGGTCGCCTGCCAAACCGGGTATGGGCGGCCCATCATGTCCACCCTTCATGGCTCCTACTCGGTGGGGGCGTTCAGCGGTGCAGGGATCTCCACCGCCACCGCAGGCCACCTCTCCCACTCCCTTGCATTCAGCGCAGTGGGTGCCACCGTGGTCGTCGCAGCACTCCTCGCAGCGCCGATCACCCTGAAGTTGCCCGACCCGCAGCCCGCGCCTGATGCTCCCGAAGCGCCCACCGTGCGCGGGAAAGTGTGGCTACTCGGTGCCATGATCGCCGCTGGGCTCATCGCCGAGGGCACCGCCTTGGACTGGTCCGCGGTCCATGTCCGCTCTCTCGGAGCCGGCGCCACGACCGCGGCCGGCGCGTACTGGCTGTACGGCGCGGGCATGGCCACGGGCAGGCTGATGGGCGACGTCCTCACCGTGCGCTTCGGCTCGACGAAGCTGCTGCGCACCGGCGCCACCGTGGCAGCTGTCGGTCTAGGGGTCGGCCTCGCCGCGACGAGCACCCCGGCTGCGGCCCCGATCGCACTGATCGGCTGGGCCCTCCTCGGCCTCGGCGTCTCCCCGATCGTGCCTCTGCTGTACTCCGCCGCGGGCTCGTACGGTCCTCGAGCCGTCGCGAGTGTGGGCACCATCGGCAACGTCGGCTTGCTGGGAGGCCCAGTGGCGATCGGAGCGATCGCCTCGACCACCACCCTGCCCCTCGCGCTCACCGTGCCGGTCCTCCTCGCCGCCGCGATCGCCGTTGGCGCCCGAGTCGTCACCACGACTCGCTGA